In Phycisphaerae bacterium RAS2, the DNA window GTTAAATCAAGCCACTTGCTCACGCCGCCTTCAAGGCCTCGCCGATTGTCGGCCGCAGGCATCGCCAGCCCGGCGGCAACGCGCCGAACAGCCCGAGTAACAGCGCCGCACCGATACCCATTGCGAGCGTCGGCCCGTCGATCGCCAGCGCGAACACTCCCATCGAAAATCGCACAGCCAGACCGTCAAGACACAGCAGCGCCGCGAGCGATGCCACCAGCGCACCGGTGCAGGTCAACACCTGCGATTCCTGAATCAAACTCAACAGGATCGCCCGGCGCGAGTAGCCCAGCGTTTGCAGCGTCGCCAACTCGCGCACGCGCGATGCAAACGCCGCGTAGAGCGTGTTCAGCCCGCCGAAGAGGCCGCCCAGCGCGATCAGCGCCGCCGTCGCCCACACGACCATGCGGATCGGGCCGAAGAAATCCGTCAATTTCGCGTAGTAATCTGATTCGCGAATCGCCACCAGCTCCAGGTCCAGCCGCTGCTTACAGAACGCATCGACATCCGCGAACTCGGCATCGCCCAGCGTCAGCACGACGCAGGAGTAACTCGTCCGCTTCATCATGATCTGAATGTCCGACAGCGGGCACCAAAGTTCCGACTCGATCACGCTGCCCGGCGCCGCGA includes these proteins:
- a CDS encoding FtsX-like permease family protein; its protein translation is MRRIPFEYAVRNLGRSPQRCAAGLVGSALVVLLILCAGGFVRGMIRGLSVTGQADNVILLGAGSEESIERSEVDAAVPGIVAAAISGIRSDLGQAYVSEESHVQVEIRDRADAQETRSAFFRGVTPAALLVHRQVRIVEGRFPRAGSRELLVGRHAAVRLGLPEAALAPGGSVWMDGHEWKVVGRFAAPGSVIESELWCPLSDIQIMMKRTSYSCVVLTLGDAEFADVDAFCKQRLDLELVAIRESDYYAKLTDFFGPIRMVVWATAALIALGGLFGGLNTLYAAFASRVRELATLQTLGYSRRAILLSLIQESQVLTCTGALVASLAALLCLDGLAVRFSMGVFALAIDGPTLAMGIGAALLLGLFGALPPGWRCLRPTIGEALKAA